The Prosthecobacter vanneervenii genome has a segment encoding these proteins:
- a CDS encoding class I SAM-dependent methyltransferase, which produces MSLSQDDNTALFRKAWTLYDAISEKNYMFHQEIYGHVSDLLQQRHAQGPYHLLDLGCGNARFLAPCLKTAPPASYDGVDLSASALEEARGYLKGMSNTALHHKDMLQAVEDTDCAFDVIFSGFAVHHLNAADKQRLLTACAERLVPGGQLILVDVLRDEGQTREQYLEGYLGFMRNEWREVHPEHLNEACAHVEAYDFPETLADIAQMAQQADLKAPAVIGSYRQHHILRFVA; this is translated from the coding sequence ATGAGCCTCTCTCAAGACGACAATACCGCGCTCTTTCGCAAAGCATGGACCCTATACGACGCCATCTCCGAGAAGAACTACATGTTCCACCAGGAGATTTACGGTCATGTATCCGACCTCCTGCAGCAGCGCCATGCGCAGGGGCCCTACCACCTTTTGGACCTCGGCTGTGGCAATGCACGCTTTCTCGCCCCGTGCCTGAAAACCGCGCCGCCTGCCAGCTATGATGGCGTGGACCTCTCCGCCTCAGCGCTGGAGGAAGCCCGCGGCTACCTAAAGGGTATGTCCAACACCGCGCTGCATCACAAGGACATGCTGCAGGCTGTGGAGGACACCGACTGCGCCTTTGATGTGATCTTCTCCGGCTTTGCCGTGCATCATCTGAATGCTGCGGACAAGCAGCGCCTGCTCACCGCCTGCGCCGAGCGCCTGGTCCCTGGAGGGCAGCTCATCCTGGTGGATGTGCTGCGCGACGAAGGGCAGACCCGCGAGCAGTATCTGGAGGGCTACCTTGGCTTCATGCGCAACGAATGGCGGGAAGTGCACCCCGAGCATCTGAACGAAGCCTGTGCGCACGTTGAGGCCTATGATTTTCCTGAAACGCTGGCCGACATCGCGCAGATGGCGCAGCAGGCCGATCTCAAGGCACCTGCGGTGATAGGCAGCTACCGGCAGCATCACATCCTGCGCTTTGTCGCCTGA
- a CDS encoding DUF1553 domain-containing protein has translation MIRRALLASACLSAAGAADLTHFEQRIRPLLIENCIECHGPDKQKGGLRLDSRAGWQTGGDSGPALVPGKLDESKLWHAVSYLDRDLKMPPKRKLKDSEISDLKLWIESGAPDPRDEVAGSTKGKSARADASFWSFQPPRDVPPPAVLNTDWPANDIDRYILAKLESQQMQPAPDASPAVLQRRLAFDLTGLPPDLSQPAPQTLAEYEKRVDELLASTAFAERFASHWLDITRFAESSGGGRSLPFKDAWRFRDYVIEAIRDNVPLDRMITEHLAGDILPAADAAARRRQVTATGFLALGPTNYEEQDKGMLRMDIVDEQLDTMGRAFLGMTLGCARCHDHKFDPISARDYYALAGILRSTKTLRNYTDNVAHWIDTPLPMDGEAEVALQKHEKQVGALKEQIATIKDSLRDAGSADLRTRRTISISDLPGIVVDDTAAQKVGMWKQSTSYAPYIGSGYLSDNNEGKGEKTVSFTPKIPKTGRYEVRLAFNAGPNRAESATVTILHADGEELKAVKMVTDSLKGLQFASLGTYRFEANGQGFVLVSNASSQGFVTVDAVQFLPADETVDDVVAKKEKDKESPTAVKLKKQLAELEKELKAVQKGGQDRPEAMSVAEDTAPEDAKIHIRGSIRNLGAVVPRGFIQAALHGTAPAIPTNASGRLQLAQWLTSRDNPLTARVMVNRIWHWIYGAGIVRTTDNFGSTGEAPSHPELLDHLAVRFMEDGWSLKHLIKQMVMSHTYRMASTHAATTDPDNRLLSHMNRKRMDAECLRDAMLSAAGTLDRSFGGQGISEAKAVDANDQKIQNLEYGYAFQDTRRSLYTAAFRNVRHPLFEVFDFADINQPIAQRTTSTVATQALFLMNSPKVIEQARSAADVVLKSAPDTDTRIGTAFRNSLQRQPTEKERALVREFIESSQSGNATPEDIRDLWARFIQDLWSTPEFRFLD, from the coding sequence ATGATCCGCCGCGCACTCCTAGCCTCCGCATGTCTTTCCGCCGCAGGTGCTGCGGACCTGACGCACTTTGAGCAGCGCATCCGCCCGCTGCTCATTGAGAACTGCATCGAGTGCCACGGCCCGGACAAGCAGAAGGGCGGCCTGCGCCTCGACTCCCGCGCCGGATGGCAGACCGGCGGCGACTCCGGCCCCGCGCTGGTGCCTGGAAAGCTGGACGAAAGCAAGCTCTGGCACGCCGTCTCCTACCTGGACCGCGACCTGAAGATGCCGCCCAAGCGCAAGCTCAAGGACAGCGAGATCTCCGATCTGAAACTCTGGATCGAATCGGGTGCGCCTGATCCGCGCGATGAGGTGGCCGGCAGCACCAAAGGAAAATCCGCACGTGCAGACGCCAGTTTCTGGTCCTTCCAGCCTCCACGCGATGTGCCACCGCCTGCAGTACTAAACACCGACTGGCCTGCGAACGACATCGACCGGTATATTCTGGCAAAGCTGGAGTCGCAGCAGATGCAGCCCGCGCCTGATGCCAGTCCCGCCGTGCTGCAGCGCCGTCTGGCCTTTGACCTCACCGGGCTGCCACCTGATCTCTCCCAGCCTGCGCCGCAGACGCTTGCGGAGTATGAAAAGCGCGTGGACGAGTTGCTGGCCTCCACCGCCTTTGCCGAGCGCTTTGCCTCTCACTGGCTGGACATCACCCGTTTTGCGGAATCCTCCGGCGGCGGGCGTTCGCTACCCTTCAAAGATGCCTGGCGCTTCCGCGACTACGTCATCGAGGCCATTCGCGACAATGTGCCGCTGGACCGCATGATCACCGAGCATCTGGCGGGAGACATTCTCCCAGCCGCCGATGCCGCCGCACGCCGCAGGCAGGTGACTGCCACCGGTTTCCTTGCCCTGGGCCCCACCAACTACGAAGAGCAGGACAAGGGCATGCTGCGCATGGACATCGTGGATGAGCAGCTCGACACCATGGGCCGTGCTTTCCTCGGCATGACGCTCGGCTGCGCACGCTGCCACGATCACAAGTTTGACCCCATCTCCGCACGGGACTACTACGCACTGGCTGGAATCCTGCGCAGCACCAAGACGCTGCGCAACTACACCGACAACGTGGCGCACTGGATCGACACACCGCTGCCCATGGATGGCGAGGCAGAGGTGGCACTGCAGAAACACGAAAAGCAGGTGGGCGCGCTCAAGGAGCAGATCGCTACGATCAAGGACAGCCTGCGGGATGCCGGCAGCGCGGATCTGCGCACGCGCAGAACGATTTCCATCAGTGATCTTCCCGGCATCGTAGTGGATGACACCGCCGCGCAGAAGGTGGGCATGTGGAAGCAGTCCACCAGCTACGCGCCCTACATCGGCAGCGGTTACTTGAGCGACAACAACGAAGGCAAGGGGGAGAAGACCGTGTCCTTCACCCCCAAGATTCCCAAGACCGGGCGCTATGAGGTGCGCCTGGCTTTCAATGCCGGTCCCAACCGTGCAGAAAGCGCCACTGTGACCATCCTGCATGCCGACGGCGAGGAACTGAAAGCGGTGAAGATGGTCACGGATTCCCTCAAGGGGCTGCAATTTGCCTCTCTGGGCACCTATCGCTTTGAAGCGAACGGCCAGGGGTTTGTGCTGGTTTCCAATGCCTCCTCTCAGGGTTTCGTGACCGTGGATGCGGTGCAGTTTCTCCCGGCAGACGAGACCGTGGACGACGTGGTGGCAAAGAAAGAGAAGGACAAGGAATCTCCCACCGCCGTGAAGCTCAAGAAGCAGCTGGCAGAGCTGGAAAAGGAGCTGAAGGCCGTGCAGAAAGGCGGACAGGACCGCCCCGAGGCCATGTCTGTGGCGGAAGACACCGCGCCGGAAGACGCCAAGATCCACATCCGTGGCAGCATCCGCAATCTCGGAGCCGTCGTGCCGCGCGGCTTCATCCAGGCTGCTCTGCATGGCACCGCGCCCGCTATTCCCACCAACGCCAGCGGCCGCCTGCAACTGGCGCAGTGGCTCACCTCCCGTGACAATCCTCTGACCGCGCGCGTCATGGTCAATCGCATCTGGCACTGGATCTATGGAGCGGGCATTGTGCGCACCACGGACAACTTCGGTTCCACGGGAGAGGCCCCCAGCCACCCCGAACTGCTGGACCATCTGGCCGTGCGCTTTATGGAGGATGGATGGAGCCTCAAGCATCTCATCAAGCAGATGGTCATGAGCCACACCTACCGCATGGCCTCCACACATGCAGCCACCACCGATCCGGACAACCGCCTGCTGAGCCACATGAACCGCAAGCGCATGGATGCCGAGTGCCTGCGCGATGCCATGCTCAGTGCTGCTGGCACGCTGGACCGCAGCTTTGGCGGCCAGGGCATCAGTGAGGCCAAGGCCGTGGATGCCAACGATCAGAAGATTCAGAATCTGGAATACGGCTACGCTTTCCAGGACACCCGCCGCAGCCTGTACACAGCCGCCTTCCGCAACGTGCGCCACCCGCTTTTTGAGGTCTTTGACTTTGCGGACATCAACCAGCCCATCGCACAGCGCACTACCAGCACCGTGGCTACGCAGGCGCTCTTCCTCATGAACTCCCCCAAGGTGATCGAGCAGGCCCGCAGCGCTGCTGATGTGGTGCTCAAGTCCGCGCCTGACACGGATACGCGCATCGGTACCGCCTTTCGCAACTCCCTGCAGCGCCAGCCCACGGAAAAAGAGCGCGCTCTCGTGCGCGAGTTCATTGAGTCCAGCCAGTCCGGCAACGCCACCCCGGAAGACATCCGCGATCTCTGGGCTCGCTTCATCCAGGATCTCTGGTCCACACCGGAGTTCCGGTTTCTGGATTGA
- a CDS encoding sulfatase family protein, with protein sequence MIRRLFLSLLALPSFLVAADAQPPPNIVMIISDDHLYSDYGFMGNKVIQTPNLDRLASESLTFTRGYVPCSLCCPSLATMITGLYPHQHKVTSNDPPIPAGMKPREFQSSLQFEAGREVMSKHLEEAGTLPTMLKQKGYLSLQTGKWWQKSYERGGFTHGMTHGGRHGDAGLDIGRKTMQPIYDFIATAQKEKKPFFVWYAPMMPHDPHTPPQRLFDKYKDKTPSPHVARYWAMVEWFDETCGELIKHIDDNGMKENTIFVYLSDNGWITNPKTGRYADKSKQSQYDGGLRTPIMVRWPGHVQPKMSDELAQSIDLVPTLLKAVGIPPTKPFPGIDLLDTTAVSARKTLYGECFTHNFVDLNVPATSLRWRWIVDGHDKLIIPNAANQPKDVVELYDLKADPQEEKNLAAENADKVKVLSAKLDAWWKP encoded by the coding sequence ATGATACGCCGTCTTTTTCTTTCGTTGCTTGCCCTGCCCAGCTTTCTCGTGGCCGCCGATGCGCAGCCGCCGCCAAACATCGTCATGATCATCTCAGATGATCATTTGTACAGCGACTATGGCTTCATGGGAAACAAAGTCATCCAGACGCCGAACCTGGACCGCCTGGCCTCGGAGAGCCTCACCTTCACACGTGGCTACGTGCCTTGCAGCCTGTGCTGCCCCAGCCTGGCCACGATGATCACCGGGCTGTATCCGCATCAGCACAAAGTCACCAGCAATGACCCGCCCATTCCCGCTGGAATGAAACCGCGTGAGTTTCAAAGCAGCCTGCAGTTTGAGGCAGGACGCGAGGTGATGAGCAAGCACCTGGAAGAAGCCGGCACGCTGCCGACGATGTTGAAGCAAAAGGGCTATCTGAGCCTGCAGACCGGCAAGTGGTGGCAGAAAAGCTACGAGCGAGGTGGCTTCACCCACGGCATGACGCACGGCGGCCGCCACGGCGATGCGGGACTGGACATCGGCCGCAAGACCATGCAGCCCATCTATGACTTCATCGCCACGGCACAGAAGGAGAAGAAGCCCTTCTTTGTGTGGTATGCGCCCATGATGCCGCACGATCCCCACACGCCGCCGCAGCGACTCTTTGACAAGTACAAGGACAAAACGCCCAGCCCCCACGTGGCCAGGTACTGGGCCATGGTGGAGTGGTTTGACGAAACCTGCGGCGAGCTGATCAAGCACATCGACGACAACGGGATGAAGGAAAACACCATCTTTGTCTATCTCAGCGACAACGGCTGGATCACCAACCCGAAGACCGGCCGATATGCGGACAAGTCCAAGCAAAGCCAGTATGACGGTGGCCTGCGTACGCCCATCATGGTGCGCTGGCCCGGCCATGTGCAGCCGAAGATGAGTGATGAGCTGGCGCAGTCCATCGACCTCGTGCCCACGCTGCTCAAGGCTGTCGGTATCCCGCCGACGAAGCCCTTTCCTGGCATCGACCTTCTGGACACCACTGCCGTCAGCGCCCGCAAGACGCTCTACGGCGAGTGCTTCACGCACAACTTTGTGGACCTCAACGTGCCCGCCACCAGCCTGCGCTGGCGCTGGATCGTCGATGGACACGATAAGCTCATCATCCCCAACGCGGCCAACCAGCCCAAGGACGTGGTGGAGCTCTATGACCTGAAAGCGGACCCGCAGGAGGAGAAAAACTTGGCAGCGGAGAATGCTGACAAAGTGAAAGTTCTCAGCGCCAAACTGGATGCCTGGTGGAAGCCGTGA
- a CDS encoding radical SAM protein: MTATLLKRTTSRCPQCHRPCPATVEQQDGKVYLKRRCIAHGEFSACIASDARFYWLAQGKEENRCCSGGACCTAEGTSAGTMGRNAEGRGTNSIETLSTCLALIEIVNSCNLACPTCYADSPVGIGSKVDAIPVADIQARVDGVIARKGKIEILQLSGGEPTLHPQLTELCRWAKAHEKIDFLLINSNGVRFAKDPELSHELGAIFHNGGLQVYLQFDGLQEAGHKALRGADLREVKQKALANLAAANIPVTLAMTVTHENLPHLWQTVRFGLEDANIHGITFQPEFLSGRNHLPTAKQRLNTADILMAAVEQSQGQLRYEDFTPLPCGDPNCATIGYLIRREGQVWHVSDFLDFSKLQGFLQDKIHYTLADLAQCGCENEPLGELLKTMEKTRSMAFRLMVKPFMDAWTWDEDRIDRCCTHVIRPDGKLDSFCRYYSGFADTRQAL; the protein is encoded by the coding sequence ATGACCGCAACACTGCTCAAACGTACCACCTCACGCTGTCCGCAGTGCCACCGGCCTTGCCCGGCCACGGTGGAGCAGCAGGACGGCAAAGTGTATCTGAAGCGCCGCTGCATCGCGCATGGAGAGTTTAGTGCCTGCATTGCCAGTGATGCGCGCTTTTACTGGTTGGCACAGGGCAAGGAGGAAAACCGCTGCTGCTCCGGCGGTGCGTGCTGCACGGCGGAGGGAACGTCCGCCGGCACGATGGGACGCAACGCGGAAGGGCGGGGGACCAATTCCATCGAAACGCTCTCCACCTGCCTGGCGCTGATCGAGATCGTCAACTCCTGCAATCTCGCGTGCCCCACCTGCTACGCGGATTCGCCCGTGGGCATTGGGTCCAAGGTGGACGCCATCCCGGTGGCGGACATCCAGGCGCGGGTGGATGGCGTGATCGCACGCAAAGGAAAGATCGAAATCCTCCAACTCTCCGGTGGCGAGCCCACGCTGCACCCACAGCTCACCGAACTCTGCCGCTGGGCCAAGGCGCATGAGAAGATCGACTTCCTGCTCATCAACTCCAACGGTGTGCGCTTTGCCAAAGACCCCGAGCTGAGCCATGAGCTGGGAGCCATCTTCCACAATGGCGGCCTGCAGGTGTATCTGCAGTTTGATGGACTGCAGGAGGCCGGGCACAAGGCTCTGCGCGGTGCCGACCTTCGCGAGGTGAAGCAGAAGGCGCTGGCCAATCTTGCCGCGGCAAACATTCCCGTCACACTCGCCATGACCGTGACGCATGAAAACCTGCCTCATCTTTGGCAGACCGTGCGCTTTGGCCTGGAGGATGCGAACATCCACGGCATCACCTTTCAGCCGGAGTTTCTCAGCGGGCGCAATCATTTGCCCACCGCAAAGCAGCGCCTGAACACAGCAGACATCCTCATGGCAGCCGTGGAGCAATCCCAGGGGCAGCTCCGCTACGAGGACTTCACGCCGCTTCCGTGCGGAGACCCCAACTGCGCCACCATCGGCTACCTCATCCGCCGCGAGGGGCAGGTGTGGCATGTGAGTGACTTCCTCGACTTCAGCAAGCTGCAGGGCTTTTTGCAGGACAAGATCCACTATACGCTGGCAGACCTGGCCCAGTGCGGCTGTGAAAACGAGCCGCTCGGCGAACTGCTGAAAACCATGGAAAAGACGCGCAGCATGGCCTTTCGTCTGATGGTCAAGCCCTTCATGGATGCCTGGACCTGGGACGAGGACCGCATCGACCGCTGCTGCACGCATGTGATCCGCCCGGATGGCAAGCTGGACTCCTTCTGCCGCTACTACTCCGGCTTTGCCGACACTCGCCAGGCCCTGTGA
- a CDS encoding prolipoprotein diacylglyceryl transferase family protein encodes MNPSPQHQFLPGSPVYALCMMLGVVIGAVFWYRRAKGQSEMLLIYLGALIGGFAGAKVAYLLAEGWLEWQQPDRLLRWATGKSVLGGLLGAYAGVEWVKHLVGHRSSTGDAFAVIVPVGILLGRVGCYVNGCCLGRPVAGVFAMRDVHGVTRWPAPFVEGAFQVVILAIILLLQKRGLLRDRLFFLYLAAYGGFRFAHEFMRDTPKIWLGLSGYQFISAATAALGLFMIWRRTKSMQAVG; translated from the coding sequence GTGAATCCCTCCCCACAGCATCAGTTTCTTCCCGGCAGCCCGGTCTATGCCCTGTGCATGATGCTGGGCGTGGTGATCGGCGCGGTGTTCTGGTACCGGCGGGCGAAAGGCCAGAGCGAGATGCTGCTCATCTACCTCGGCGCATTGATCGGCGGCTTTGCCGGGGCCAAGGTGGCCTACCTGCTGGCGGAGGGCTGGCTGGAGTGGCAGCAGCCGGACCGTTTACTGCGCTGGGCCACGGGCAAGTCCGTGCTCGGCGGCCTGTTAGGCGCATATGCCGGGGTGGAGTGGGTGAAGCATCTCGTGGGCCACCGCAGCTCCACAGGAGATGCCTTTGCCGTCATCGTGCCTGTGGGCATCCTCCTCGGGCGCGTGGGCTGCTATGTTAACGGCTGCTGCCTCGGCAGGCCGGTGGCCGGTGTCTTTGCCATGCGGGATGTGCATGGCGTTACGCGCTGGCCCGCACCGTTTGTCGAGGGCGCGTTCCAGGTGGTCATCCTTGCCATCATCCTGCTGTTGCAAAAGCGCGGACTGCTGCGGGACCGTCTGTTTTTCCTCTACCTTGCTGCCTACGGGGGCTTCCGTTTTGCACACGAATTCATGCGCGACACGCCCAAGATCTGGCTCGGGCTCAGCGGCTACCAGTTCATCTCCGCAGCGACAGCAGCGCTGGGGCTCTTCATGATCTGGCGGCGGACGAAATCAATGCAGGCGGTAGGCTGA
- a CDS encoding TolC family protein: protein MTLKMMLKTRMMMNPHTGRRVSRCRAAVVALVLPLSGLEAAPEEKARPLLLTEVLQSVETQYPPYLAALIEQDIANGRVRQALGSFDLNLNAGSSFSPAGYYDGQTGYAMLEQPLTNWGGSVYGGYRLSSGFLPNYNKDRTGVDGEGLLGFRIPLLRDGTIDRRRASLWQAQIDQELADPFIQRQYLDFVRAATISYYGWLASGKRLALSEALLRVARDRDSAIAEQVKNGASAPIVQVDNQRLVVSREIAVVQATRRFQAATIELSLFYRDARTAEPILAKRSRVPSAFPEHDRPGESQLTADIARALIFRPEMRRIELTLEKTGIDLRLAKNNLLPSLEVGVQAAQGVTGKTPRDIERTEVEAKIEFKVPLQRREAKGRVDVAQAQIERLNQELRFARERIAADVRDAHSALHTAHEVLQQTRRNVELAQQLANAEAERMKQGATDLLALQIREQASFDAKVLEVEAQAEYFRALANYRAAIAARN from the coding sequence ATGACATTGAAGATGATGCTGAAAACACGCATGATGATGAATCCGCACACTGGACGTCGCGTGAGCCGCTGCCGTGCTGCCGTGGTGGCACTGGTGCTGCCCTTATCCGGCCTGGAGGCTGCACCGGAGGAGAAAGCACGCCCTCTTCTGCTGACAGAGGTGCTCCAAAGCGTCGAGACTCAATACCCGCCCTACCTCGCGGCGCTGATCGAGCAGGACATCGCCAACGGACGCGTGCGCCAGGCGCTGGGCTCCTTTGACTTGAATCTGAATGCAGGCAGCTCCTTTTCGCCAGCGGGCTACTACGACGGGCAGACAGGCTACGCCATGTTGGAGCAGCCGCTGACCAACTGGGGCGGCAGTGTGTACGGCGGCTACCGCCTGAGCAGCGGCTTCCTGCCCAACTACAACAAGGACCGCACCGGCGTGGACGGCGAAGGCCTGTTGGGCTTTCGTATCCCGCTGCTGCGGGATGGCACCATCGACCGCCGCCGCGCCTCTCTATGGCAGGCGCAAATCGACCAGGAGCTGGCAGATCCCTTCATTCAGCGGCAGTACCTGGACTTTGTTCGGGCAGCTACCATATCCTACTATGGCTGGCTGGCCTCAGGTAAGAGGCTCGCACTTTCAGAGGCGCTGCTCCGCGTGGCGAGAGACCGCGACTCAGCCATCGCCGAGCAAGTGAAGAACGGTGCCTCGGCCCCCATCGTGCAGGTGGACAATCAGCGACTGGTGGTCAGCCGCGAGATCGCAGTGGTGCAGGCCACGAGGCGGTTTCAGGCCGCCACCATCGAGCTTTCGCTTTTTTACCGGGATGCCCGCACGGCTGAGCCCATTCTGGCGAAGCGCTCCCGCGTGCCCTCAGCCTTTCCTGAGCATGACCGCCCAGGGGAGTCACAGCTCACGGCAGACATCGCGAGGGCGCTGATCTTCCGCCCGGAGATGCGGCGCATCGAGCTAACGCTGGAAAAGACGGGGATCGACCTCCGCCTGGCCAAGAACAACCTGCTGCCCAGCTTGGAGGTGGGCGTTCAGGCCGCACAAGGAGTCACTGGCAAAACGCCGCGCGACATCGAGCGAACCGAGGTGGAGGCCAAGATCGAATTCAAAGTGCCGCTGCAACGCCGCGAGGCCAAGGGTCGCGTGGACGTGGCGCAGGCGCAGATCGAGCGCCTGAACCAGGAGTTGCGCTTTGCTCGTGAGCGGATCGCCGCAGATGTGCGCGATGCCCATAGCGCATTGCACACCGCACACGAGGTGCTGCAGCAGACACGGCGGAACGTGGAACTGGCCCAGCAGCTTGCCAACGCTGAGGCCGAGCGCATGAAGCAGGGTGCCACCGACCTGCTGGCGTTGCAGATCCGTGAGCAGGCCAGCTTTGACGCCAAGGTGCTAGAGGTGGAAGCCCAAGCCGAATATTTCCGTGCCCTGGCCAATTACCGCGCTGCCATAGCGGCAAGGAACTGA